CTCCGAAAATAACTGTGTGAGTATGGATATTAAACGTGGTGATGTTTCAGTGCACACCAACTTCACATTACATTCAGCAACTGCAAACCATAGCGAATTACCACGTAAGGCCTGGGTTATCCATTTTGGCGAAAAACCGGAGATTTATAAGAGAGTTGCTAAAGTGAAAAACGGTTTTATTAAAAACATGAACCGCTTTTTACGCTCCAGTCATTAATAGGCTTCAATCTAAATGTATTGTGGCGCTTTATTGAGCACGGCGAGGATTTTATTGGCCTGATGCAAATATATAGCTGATTAGACTAAAAATAACCAGTCAACTTGAAAAAACGCTAATGTGGTTTACCCTTTTACGATGTATGTGAGGCGAATTGCCCCATCACATTGTTGTGAAAGAACAGGAGTTATTCACTCGTTGGTACTGTAATGCACTTTGCGTTACATCCTTTCCTTAGCCAAACAGTAAATAATGAAGCGTACATACAATTAATATTTACTGTAAGTAAGCCGGATAGTTATATCCATGCGCTGTTAGTAAGGTAACTCAAACAGTCGGCTGATTTTTATTTACTGGAGCATTTATGATTTTATGTAGTCCACGTTGGTGGCGCACCTGTATTAATAGTCTCTTTGCGTTATTTCTCATCAGTGTCGCGGCACATTCCCAAGCAGATGCTATCACTTATGTTGAAACCCAGACGAACAACGTCAATGGGGTGGCCGGACTCTTAGGTATCAGTGATGTGGCTGTCAGCCCTGATGGTAAGTTTGTCTACGCCGCATCCTACCAAGCGAATGCAATCAGTGTTTTTGAGCGTAATGCAGAAACAGGGCGATTGACCTACAGAAGTACGAATACTGGAGTATCTGCTGCTTTTAGCGTAGATGTCAGCTCTGATAACAAGAGTGTGTACGCGGCATCACCTACCGGTAGCGTGGTGTATGCCTTTGAGCGGAATCTAACCACAGGGGCATTGACCTCGATTGGTTCGGCATCAGGTTCACCAACAGGAGGTTTTGTGTCTGTTAGTGTCAGCCCTGATAGCAAAACAGTGTACGGCGTTGGCGGCAGCCCCAGTGGTTTGGTGGTGTTTAGCCGTGATATTGGGACAGGCGCTATTGCACGAGCGGCTGATTATGCTGATAACACCAACGGATATGCGTTGGGCCAGCTGTTTAGCCCCACTGCCAGTCCGATCAAAAATATCGCGTCAAGTGCCGACGGGCAGTTTGTGTATGTAACCTCGACCGTTGACAATGCGGTCACGCTTTTTAGCCGCAATGTAACGGGAGCGCTAACACAGATTGCTGTTTATGTAGATGGCGTGGCGGGTGTTGATGGTTTGCAGGCGGCGTCATCGGTAAAACTGTCTCCTGACGGTCAGCATCTTTATGTCACCGGTCAGGGGGAGTCATCTGTTGCTATCTTTGGTGTTGATGAAATCACGGGAGAGTTAACCTACATCACCAAAGTGACAAATGGCGTAAATGGCATTACCAATCTGCAGGGCACTCGTAGTTTGACGATCAGCCCGGATGGCAGATACGTATTGGTCAGTGCCATAAACTCTAGTTCGGTCACAGCCTTTTCCCGCGATGCTGCAACAGGTTTGTTAACGATTGACAGTGTTGCTATTAATGCTGTCAACGGGGTGACGAATATGTCTTCCCCATCGGGCATGGCGACAGACCCCCTGAATCGCCATTTATACGTAGCTGGGCAGGTATCAAACAGCCTGGTCGTATTTTCCTTGCCTACTCCTGCTATTAAATTATCAGCAAACACTGCTACAGCCATAGTATCTGGCCCTGCCATTACTTTGGATCCGCAACTTGAGGTGTTTGACTCTGACAGCCCTAGCCTTGCATCTGCAACCGTCACTATTAATAGCGGCTTCATCAATACTGATGCACTTGCAGTACAGACGGTGGCAGGTATTACAGCTGCTTATGATGCAGCTACAGGTGTGTTGACACTGAATGGCGTAGCATCGCTTGCTGATTATCAAGCAGTACTTAGAAGCTTGAGCTATCAGGCCGGCGCAGATCCTTCATTGGGGCAAGGTGACTCTTCAGCGAGACTGATCAGTATTCAGATTTCGGATGGTGAAAACACCAGTGCTGCTGTTGCTATTGAGGTGACTGTAGAAAAACCAAGTAGCTTTATAGTCAATTTTGTGGATTGGGATAGCACAGTATTAAGTTCCCAAGTGGTTGCAGCAGGTACTGCGGCTACGGCACCCTCGGCTCCAAGTCGCACGGGCTACAGCTTTACCGGATGGAGTCTGGCTTTTGATAATGTAACGGCTGATCTGACGGTGACCGCTCAATACAGTATCAATACTTATACGGTGATTTTTGACCTGAATGGCGGTAGCCGTACCGGTGGTGGAGCCTTAACCCAAACGGTAGATTATGGTCTGGCCGCGATGGCTCCGGTTTTTACAGGGCCTGCAGGTACCACCTTCACTGGTTGGAGTACCAGTTTTGATGCAGTGACTGCCGATTTGACCGTGACGGCTCAATACAGCATCAATAGTTATAGCGTCACCTTTAATTTGGACGGTGGTAATCGTACCGGCGGCGGCGCCTTAACCCAAACAGTAAATTATGGTTTGGCTGCGACAGCTCCTCTCTTTACTCCACCTCTCGGCAAAACCTTCTCAGGCTGGAGTACCAGTTTCAATGCCGTTACGGCTAATCTCACTGTCACAGCGCAATACACAATCAATACTTACACAGTGACTTTCGATCTGGATGGCGGTAGCCGTACCGGTGGTGGTGTCCTGGTGCAAACGGTTAATTACGGCGAGGCAGCAACAGCGCCAGTATTAACTGCTCCTGCGGGAAAAACCTTCAGTGGTTGGAGCGGCAGTTTCGATAATGTTACGGCTAATCTCACTATCACGGCGCAATACACTCAAAATAGTTACACAGTTACAGCGACAGTCGTCGGTGATGGAATCGTGACGCCAGCAACCCAAGAAGTGCAGTCAGGCTCTAATGCGATGCTTACACTGAATTTGTTGCGTGACGGTGATTACGTATCACTTGGCAGTAACTGTAATGCCACTTTATCTGGCAGTCAGATAACCACTTCTGCCATCACTAGCGATTGTGCAATCACAGTGACTGTTTACGCAGCAACTGTAGCGGCGAAAAACAGCGATAAAAATCTGGCAGTTAATGAGGCCAGCCGTTTTACGATAACGGGCGGCGTGGGCGATAAGCTGTTAACCGAAGCATCGCTCAAGCGTTCCGGTGATGAAACTGCTCTCGATCTCACTGATGCGAATGCGCTGGTCAAGTTGCAGTCTGATGGCAGCTATTTGTTCAGTTCCAATCGCACCGGGCGCTACACCTTGACCTATGTTGATTCCGTATCAGGTGAGCGTGTGACCCTGGGCTTTGATGTGCTGCCCTACATTGCCTTTACATCCAGTAAGCAACCGGTACAGCAAAACACAGCGACCAAGGTCAGGGTTTGGTTGAGTGACGAGCCAATTGAATATCCTGTTGTGGCAGATTTTGTTGCTACTGGTTCGACTCTGGCATCTGAGCAATTTGAATTAACGGCCGACGATAACTTGCATCGAACCTATGAGGTTACTGCCACTGCCGAGGTAGCTAATATCAGCCTCAAGCAAGAAGGATTGGTTGCAGCCTTGAGAGGTACTCCTGCGGTGCACACTTTGGCGGTACAGCAACAATTGCCGGCATTGGCTCTGACGGTCAGCGCAGCCCAAAATGGGCAGCAGGGTTCTGTCGTGACGACTGCTGATGGTGATGTTGTTCTGAATGTAGTGGAGCTCAATGGTATTAATGCGACTTACACTTGGTCAGCAGATGGATTGGTGTTGGTGACCAATGGTGCCAGCGCGAGCTTTAGCACGGGAACAGTACCGCAAGGTCTTTATACTGTGACGGTTCAGGCAACCGCCTTGGATGGTCGCACCGGTCAATATGATTTTGTTGTTCGTATTGTTGCTGATTGCCCTCTCAGTTCTTGTGCTGATACGGGCTACAACGGCGTTCCTGCTGTAGCTAATCCCCATAGCGCTACGTCAAACCGCCTTGCGTTGTGTCCATCTGTCGATGGTGCCACTAATCGTGTGGCTAGCTGCCAAGTTGAAGGTGCCGCTTCGCTTTATGCCGAGGCTCCAAGCCAATACACTTTGGCGCTGGGCGCACTTTCTGGTGATCAGTCTTGGGCAACGGGCCAGTTTGGCCTTGCCGTTAATGATCAAACCCTGGCTGATGATAAGGGCTATAGCCACTTGGGCGCGGTAGCGAATTTTGATGTGCTGGGCTTGGATCATCCGGGCGAGGCGGTATCGATTCTTGTGCCATTACCTACCGGCACCAAAATTCCCAAGGATGCTGTATGGCGTAAATACATTGCCAATCAATGGCGAGACTTTGCAGTTGATGATGACAATAAGCTCCACAGTGCTGCGCATGATGCATCAGGCTTGTGCCCCGGTGTATCTGCCGATACATGGATGGAGGGCTTGGTGCAAGGTTTTGATTGTGTTCGCCTGACCATTGAAGATGGCGGTCCAAATGATGCTGATAACACTGCAAACAATGTCATCCGTGATCCAGGTGTATTAGCTGTAGCACTGACACCGGAGCCGCCAGTTGAGCCTCCAGTGACTCCACCTACCGATCCTGTTGTTAAGGATGTGAGTGTCAAATCAGGTGGCGGTAGTATGGGCGGCGGTAGTCTATTACTGGTTGGATTGCTGGGCCTGGTCCGTTTCCGCAAAACGCTCGCGGCAATTATGTTACTGCCCTTGCCCGCGTTGGCGGAGGGCGTTTACTTCGGTGTGGATGGCCTGGCAGTAGAGACATCGGTAGAGAATACGAATGTCTCGGCCAAGATTGACAATATAGCCGGGGTGGCGGAGGTGGATGATAGTTCACGTACAGGCTGGCGGGTGTATGGCGGGTTGCCGCTTACCAATAGTCTTTTTGTAGAGCTTGGTTGGCTCGACATGGGCGAGATTACTACTCGGTTCAGCGGTATCCCTGAATCAACGAATCCTGCCCAGCTAACGGCTGTCGCTCCGCAATCTGGCAAGGGCTTTGAGTTGGGAATGCGCTGGCAAATGACAGACCGCTTTGAGCATCTCAAGCCAAGCCTCAGGGCTGGTGTTTGGATGATGGATTTCAAGCAACGCTACATTGAAGATGCAGGTATTAATCGTGACAGCGAGGGCGACAACGTCGCTTTTATTGGCGCCGATGCGCAATGGGTGTTGAGTGAACATTGGTCTACGAAGCTGGGTGTATCGCGTTACTACACTCAGGAATACGGCACTGTGACCCTTAACCTGGGCGTGGTATACAACTTCTAATAGTTAAACAGATCTTTGTTTGCCCCTAATGAATCATGCAAATGATTCATTAGGGGCTATTCACTCACAGAAATATATTTCCTTCCTTACGATTGAGCAGCATTCTGGGTAATCCAATTACTCGGATTTATTTTGCTTCATGGTAAGGACCAGGCAGCATACCGCGTGATTTATCGTTTACTGCAACCAAATTAGCTTGTGAAGATAAACCGTAGGTTTTATCAACCAGAGCACCAACGATTTGATCTGCAATCGCACCAACCAATGCGCCTACAAGTCCACCACCGCCATCACTCGAGCTCTGTTGTGCGAAAACTTTTGCTTCCCATAATAGTGTTCCGGTGCGGGTATCAACCAGGCGAACGGTAGAATCCACGACAGCAACAGATGAGATTACCTGAAACTTTTGTCCCCATTGATTGATGTGAACATACAGTACCGCATCAGCACCGGTAACACTGTGTATTTTATCCAACGGGACACTGTTCATTTCAGCTGGTGTTGGTAGGCCATTTTCTTTGAGTAAGGTATCAACTACAGCAACCGGAAAAACATAATAGCCTTTCTCTGCCAAGGGTTTGGATATTGTTGATAAAAAGGTATAGGTTGAGTTGACATCCGTTGAGTCGCTCATTGGCGGGATCACCAAAATGGATCGGGGTTTTGCAGCATGAAACGCCGTGTAGTCATAAGGTTTAACTGCGCAACCGGAGGTGATGGTGAGTATCAGTAAACCGAGTATTAATCCTAAATTTTTCATTTCATTCTTTCCCTTTTTCCAGACGAGTTAGCAATCCATCAACAAAAATAGCAGACTCAGGATAGTGAGCCAGCTCTTCATTCAGGGATAGTTTTGCCTGTTCACTATTGCCCATGCTGGCGTAAAGCATTCCCATGTGAGCAAAAACACCTGGTGGAACCGGCTTTCCTTTGCTCGCCGCTATTTCAACATCCTGACGCAGTTTGGTGAGTTGTTGATCTGCGGTTGCTTCTCCAGGGTTTTTATACATATCGTAAACAACTTGCTCGTAGTTGCCCCAATGATATGTTGTCTGATTATTGACACAGCCAGTCAGGCAGAGTGCCAGTACTAAACTTACTATTATTTTCATTGTCATTTTCCTTATTATTTCTCAATATTCCAAACGCCGTTCTGTAAATCGCGAACCATATTGTTTACCGCTTCGGTGATCGCATAATTCAATACTTTACCGTTGAGTGTGGCATCGTAACCCGCTGTGCCGCCAAAACCGACCACTTCGCGATTGCTCAATACGTATTCACCCGCTCCTTGAGTTGAGTAAATAATTTCCGAGGTTCTGACATCAACAATATTCAGCGCAACCTTGGCATAAGCTGTTTGTTTTTTGCCTGAGCCCAAAATGCCAAACAATTGCTGATCGCCAGTCACTTTGCGGCCGAATTCAGTTACATCGCCGCTGACTGCATAATTTGCACCTTTCAGTGTTTGGTTTATACCCGAGATTTTTGCTTCAGTCTCCAGGCCGCTCATGTTGTCGCGATCCACAACACTAAAGCGATTGGTTTGTTGCAGGTGGGTTTTCAAAATGGTTTTTGCCTGGTTACCCAGATTATCCACATTGGTAGAGAACATACCTTGCAGATACGTAGAGCGATTTTGGAAATTGCCTACGACCAATGTGTACTTGGTGCCTTGATAAGTAGTGCCGTGGGTTTCAACTGTCTGTGGGGTGATTTCGCGGTGTGACTCTGTTGCACAAGCGGTACATAATGCGATTAGGCAGCCAACCCCGATACTCTTTATTATTTTCTGGCCGATAAATGTAACCATTAAAAACATCTCCATTCGTTAATTTACAGTGAGTGAGCGTTACGCAAAGGTAGCGCTTATTTTTGTTTCACAAAAAACCACTGATAATAATCAGTGGTTTTTGATCTACAGAAATAGGGTTGTAGAGCAATTTATACGTTAAACAAAAAATGCAGCACGTCGCCGTCTTTGACTACGTATTCTTTGCCTTCTTTGCGTGATTTACCTGCCGTTTTGGCTCCTTGTTCGCCTTTGTATTGCACAAAGTCGTCGTAGGAAATGGTTTCGGCGCGGATGAAGCCTTTTTCAAAATCGGTGTGGATGACACCGGCGGCTTGCGGCGCTGTGGCACCTACCGGGATGGTCCATGCACGGACTTCTTTTACGCCAGCAGTGAAATAGGTTTGCAGGCCAAGCAGTTGATAACCGGCGCGAATCACGCGGTTAAGGCCGGGTTCTTCCATGCCCATTTCGGCAAGGAATTCTTTTTTGTCATCGCCTTCCAATTCAGCAATGTCAGCTTCGAGTTTGTTGCAAATCGGCACCACGATGGATTTTTCTTCTTCCGCGATTTTGCGGACTACATCCAAATGCGGGTTATTTTCAAAACCATCTTCTGCCACGTTAGCGATATACATGGTTGGTTTCAGCGTAAGCAGATTGATTTCTTTGAGCAGCGCAATTTCTTCTTTATCGAGCGGGAATGAACGCAGTGGCTTGGCTTCATTCAGGTGTGGCTGCACTTTTTCCAGTAAGGCTTTGATGGCCATCGCGTGCTTATCGCCGCCTTTGGCCGATTTGGCGTAGCGGTTAATGGCTTTGTCTACCGCTTCCAGATCGGCGAGGGCGAGTTCGGTATTGATTACTTCAATATCGGCCGCCGGATTTACGCCATTGGCTACGTGGATCACGTTATCGTCGTCAAAACAGCGCACAACGTGGGCGATGGCGTCGGTTTCGCGAATATTGGCGAGGAATTTATTGCCCAGACCTTCGCCTTTTGAAGCGCCTGCTACCAGGCCTGCGATATCCACAAATTCCATGGTGGTGGGAACAATGCGCTCGGGTTTAACAATTTCGGCCAGTTTGTCCTGGCGAGGGTCGGGTACTACCACTATGCCGGCGTTGGGCTCGATGG
The nucleotide sequence above comes from Cellvibrio sp. PSBB023. Encoded proteins:
- a CDS encoding beta-propeller fold lactonase family protein, which codes for MILCSPRWWRTCINSLFALFLISVAAHSQADAITYVETQTNNVNGVAGLLGISDVAVSPDGKFVYAASYQANAISVFERNAETGRLTYRSTNTGVSAAFSVDVSSDNKSVYAASPTGSVVYAFERNLTTGALTSIGSASGSPTGGFVSVSVSPDSKTVYGVGGSPSGLVVFSRDIGTGAIARAADYADNTNGYALGQLFSPTASPIKNIASSADGQFVYVTSTVDNAVTLFSRNVTGALTQIAVYVDGVAGVDGLQAASSVKLSPDGQHLYVTGQGESSVAIFGVDEITGELTYITKVTNGVNGITNLQGTRSLTISPDGRYVLVSAINSSSVTAFSRDAATGLLTIDSVAINAVNGVTNMSSPSGMATDPLNRHLYVAGQVSNSLVVFSLPTPAIKLSANTATAIVSGPAITLDPQLEVFDSDSPSLASATVTINSGFINTDALAVQTVAGITAAYDAATGVLTLNGVASLADYQAVLRSLSYQAGADPSLGQGDSSARLISIQISDGENTSAAVAIEVTVEKPSSFIVNFVDWDSTVLSSQVVAAGTAATAPSAPSRTGYSFTGWSLAFDNVTADLTVTAQYSINTYTVIFDLNGGSRTGGGALTQTVDYGLAAMAPVFTGPAGTTFTGWSTSFDAVTADLTVTAQYSINSYSVTFNLDGGNRTGGGALTQTVNYGLAATAPLFTPPLGKTFSGWSTSFNAVTANLTVTAQYTINTYTVTFDLDGGSRTGGGVLVQTVNYGEAATAPVLTAPAGKTFSGWSGSFDNVTANLTITAQYTQNSYTVTATVVGDGIVTPATQEVQSGSNAMLTLNLLRDGDYVSLGSNCNATLSGSQITTSAITSDCAITVTVYAATVAAKNSDKNLAVNEASRFTITGGVGDKLLTEASLKRSGDETALDLTDANALVKLQSDGSYLFSSNRTGRYTLTYVDSVSGERVTLGFDVLPYIAFTSSKQPVQQNTATKVRVWLSDEPIEYPVVADFVATGSTLASEQFELTADDNLHRTYEVTATAEVANISLKQEGLVAALRGTPAVHTLAVQQQLPALALTVSAAQNGQQGSVVTTADGDVVLNVVELNGINATYTWSADGLVLVTNGASASFSTGTVPQGLYTVTVQATALDGRTGQYDFVVRIVADCPLSSCADTGYNGVPAVANPHSATSNRLALCPSVDGATNRVASCQVEGAASLYAEAPSQYTLALGALSGDQSWATGQFGLAVNDQTLADDKGYSHLGAVANFDVLGLDHPGEAVSILVPLPTGTKIPKDAVWRKYIANQWRDFAVDDDNKLHSAAHDASGLCPGVSADTWMEGLVQGFDCVRLTIEDGGPNDADNTANNVIRDPGVLAVALTPEPPVEPPVTPPTDPVVKDVSVKSGGGSMGGGSLLLVGLLGLVRFRKTLAAIMLLPLPALAEGVYFGVDGLAVETSVENTNVSAKIDNIAGVAEVDDSSRTGWRVYGGLPLTNSLFVELGWLDMGEITTRFSGIPESTNPAQLTAVAPQSGKGFELGMRWQMTDRFEHLKPSLRAGVWMMDFKQRYIEDAGINRDSEGDNVAFIGADAQWVLSEHWSTKLGVSRYYTQEYGTVTLNLGVVYNF
- a CDS encoding GNA1162 family protein, translating into MKNLGLILGLLILTITSGCAVKPYDYTAFHAAKPRSILVIPPMSDSTDVNSTYTFLSTISKPLAEKGYYVFPVAVVDTLLKENGLPTPAEMNSVPLDKIHSVTGADAVLYVHINQWGQKFQVISSVAVVDSTVRLVDTRTGTLLWEAKVFAQQSSSDGGGGLVGALVGAIADQIVGALVDKTYGLSSQANLVAVNDKSRGMLPGPYHEAK
- a CDS encoding DUF4810 domain-containing protein, with amino-acid sequence MKIIVSLVLALCLTGCVNNQTTYHWGNYEQVVYDMYKNPGEATADQQLTKLRQDVEIAASKGKPVPPGVFAHMGMLYASMGNSEQAKLSLNEELAHYPESAIFVDGLLTRLEKGKE
- a CDS encoding CsgG/HfaB family protein, with translation MVTFIGQKIIKSIGVGCLIALCTACATESHREITPQTVETHGTTYQGTKYTLVVGNFQNRSTYLQGMFSTNVDNLGNQAKTILKTHLQQTNRFSVVDRDNMSGLETEAKISGINQTLKGANYAVSGDVTEFGRKVTGDQQLFGILGSGKKQTAYAKVALNIVDVRTSEIIYSTQGAGEYVLSNREVVGFGGTAGYDATLNGKVLNYAITEAVNNMVRDLQNGVWNIEK
- the ychF gene encoding redox-regulated ATPase YchF; this encodes MGFNCGIVGLPNVGKSTLFNALTNAGISAENFPFCTIEPNAGIVVVPDPRQDKLAEIVKPERIVPTTMEFVDIAGLVAGASKGEGLGNKFLANIRETDAIAHVVRCFDDDNVIHVANGVNPAADIEVINTELALADLEAVDKAINRYAKSAKGGDKHAMAIKALLEKVQPHLNEAKPLRSFPLDKEEIALLKEINLLTLKPTMYIANVAEDGFENNPHLDVVRKIAEEEKSIVVPICNKLEADIAELEGDDKKEFLAEMGMEEPGLNRVIRAGYQLLGLQTYFTAGVKEVRAWTIPVGATAPQAAGVIHTDFEKGFIRAETISYDDFVQYKGEQGAKTAGKSRKEGKEYVVKDGDVLHFLFNV